From Leptotrichia sp. oral taxon 215 str. W9775, a single genomic window includes:
- a CDS encoding DUF3592 domain-containing protein, with the protein MSSRVLFLLIAGVSFVFASIFLIIGIIYEKIYQNNMKDCDKEVEGEVLEVTKLNFGSRLTDTYVIYQYIVNNHKYIVKPYILLKNADINLKYTDSENVTCITYMGRHGMSGQTKYRTGEDIIVKYNSNNPKRHEILNDKDKIFASKVFKIVGKILMILPLIFLIISFFVKGQVNS; encoded by the coding sequence ATGAGTAGTAGAGTTTTGTTTTTATTGATTGCTGGAGTTTCTTTTGTTTTTGCTTCTATATTTCTAATAATTGGAATTATATATGAAAAAATATATCAAAATAATATGAAAGATTGTGATAAGGAAGTAGAAGGAGAAGTTTTAGAAGTTACGAAACTTAATTTTGGTAGTAGATTAACAGATACTTATGTCATATATCAATACATAGTAAATAATCATAAATATATAGTTAAACCTTATATTTTATTAAAAAATGCAGATATAAATCTAAAATATACTGATTCTGAAAATGTTACTTGTATTACTTATATGGGTCGTCATGGTATGAGTGGCCAAACAAAATATCGTACAGGTGAAGATATTATAGTAAAATATAATTCTAATAATCCTAAGAGACACGAAATTCTTAATGATAAAGATAAAATATTTGCATCTAAAGTTTTCAAAATAGTGGGAAAAATACTTATGATTCTCCCACTAATTTTCCTTATCATATCATTTTTTGTGAAGGGACAGGTTAATAGTTAA
- a CDS encoding DUF523 domain-containing protein: MKKKIKVLISACLLGDNVKYSGGNNLTPELVTLLEKYNVDIIKVCPECFGGLPIPRVPSEIRENKVFSKDNRDITEEFLEGAEKTLKVAKENEVDFVILKERSPSCGSTHIYDGSFSGNIILGQGITAKKLTEEKIKVFSEENLEEIEKYLVELDKN, translated from the coding sequence ATGAAAAAGAAAATAAAAGTCCTGATAAGTGCTTGCTTGTTGGGAGACAATGTGAAATATTCTGGTGGAAATAATCTTACACCAGAACTTGTTACATTGTTAGAGAAATATAATGTGGATATTATAAAAGTTTGTCCTGAGTGTTTTGGAGGTCTACCTATACCAAGAGTACCCTCTGAAATTAGAGAGAATAAAGTTTTTAGTAAGGATAATAGAGATATTACTGAAGAGTTTTTAGAAGGAGCTGAGAAAACTTTAAAAGTAGCTAAAGAAAATGAAGTTGATTTTGTTATCTTAAAAGAAAGAAGTCCTTCTTGTGGTAGTACACATATCTATGATGGGAGCTTTTCAGGAAATATTATTTTAGGACAGGGAATTACAGCTAAAAAATTGACTGAAGAAAAGATAAAAGTTTTCTCTGAAGAAAATTTAGAAGAAATTGAAAAATATTTAGTAGAATTAGATAAAAATTAG
- a CDS encoding DUF1963 domain-containing protein: MDEIIKEKSDFLKEKIKEIKEKIVRPCTEFETKNFDYDDENKVSWIGRVFLCKENEVEERPKDDKGETMYPLAQFYLSNLPYIPEALKKFEYITVFMGEDFPEYNEENEGVSKNGDGWLLRTYTKDDVLVKNEYLRDDKFCPKAYPLEAKFHAEDYPVWDGGGLDEDLEIEICDLEEEFDDEVSYYQDIGNDHTYLHKFGGYPSYCQPGLGLEVEKGYNFVFQISSDDVAQYNVVDSGSLMFFYNENEDKWMMYYDFY; encoded by the coding sequence ATGGATGAAATAATAAAAGAAAAATCTGATTTTCTTAAAGAAAAAATAAAAGAAATAAAAGAAAAAATTGTAAGACCTTGTACAGAGTTTGAAACTAAGAATTTTGACTACGATGATGAAAATAAAGTTAGTTGGATAGGTAGAGTATTTCTATGTAAAGAAAATGAAGTTGAAGAAAGACCTAAAGACGATAAGGGAGAAACTATGTATCCTTTAGCACAATTTTATCTTTCTAATCTTCCTTATATACCAGAAGCTTTAAAAAAGTTTGAATATATAACTGTATTTATGGGAGAAGATTTTCCAGAATATAATGAAGAAAATGAAGGAGTTTCAAAAAATGGAGATGGTTGGCTATTGAGAACTTATACTAAGGATGATGTCTTAGTTAAAAATGAATACCTAAGAGATGATAAATTTTGTCCAAAGGCTTATCCATTAGAAGCTAAATTTCATGCTGAAGACTATCCTGTTTGGGATGGTGGAGGACTTGATGAAGATTTAGAAATTGAAATATGTGATTTAGAAGAAGAATTTGATGATGAAGTAAGTTACTATCAAGATATTGGAAATGATCATACATATTTACATAAATTTGGAGGTTATCCTTCATATTGCCAACCAGGTTTAGGATTAGAGGTTGAAAAAGGCTATAATTTTGTTTTCCAAATCTCAAGTGATGATGTTGCACAATACAATGTAGTAGATTCAGGAAGTTTAATGTTTTTCTATAATGAAAATGAAGATAAATGGATGATGTATTACGATTTTTATTAA
- a CDS encoding YafY family protein, producing the protein MQINRLFEMLHMMLNKKNITAKELSEYFEVSLRTVYRDVETLASAGIPVYSLRGKNGGIRLLEGYTLNKSLISQDEQNEIMYALQSLKAANYPESEGTLKKLSLIFNKSSDNWIEVDFSRYGSDDNVLFENIKQAILKKLTIKFTYFNLRGEKSYRTSDPLKIWFKEKAWYLFAYCHDKKDIRQFKINRIKELILTEEHFEKSLENFKFDDKKSKVKDVRVVVEIDKSQAYRVYDECSEENISKMENGNFEIIMEYPENEWLYGYLLSFGEYLKVKEPERIKRILFEKIEKMKENYFKKT; encoded by the coding sequence ATGCAAATAAATAGATTATTTGAGATGCTTCATATGATGCTGAACAAGAAAAATATTACAGCAAAAGAACTATCAGAATATTTTGAAGTATCTTTAAGAACCGTATACAGGGATGTAGAAACTTTAGCTTCTGCAGGCATCCCTGTATATTCTTTAAGAGGTAAAAATGGCGGAATTAGATTACTGGAAGGTTATACTTTGAATAAATCGCTGATTTCTCAGGATGAGCAGAATGAAATAATGTATGCATTGCAAAGTCTGAAGGCTGCAAATTATCCAGAATCGGAAGGAACTCTTAAAAAATTGAGTTTGATTTTTAATAAATCGTCAGATAACTGGATAGAAGTTGATTTTTCCAGATATGGAAGTGACGATAATGTTTTATTTGAAAATATAAAGCAGGCTATACTTAAAAAATTGACAATAAAATTTACATATTTTAATTTAAGAGGAGAGAAGTCTTATAGGACATCAGATCCACTGAAAATATGGTTTAAAGAAAAGGCATGGTACTTATTTGCTTATTGTCATGATAAAAAAGACATCAGGCAGTTTAAAATAAATAGAATAAAAGAGTTGATTCTTACAGAAGAACATTTTGAAAAATCGCTAGAAAATTTTAAGTTTGATGATAAAAAATCTAAAGTAAAAGATGTAAGAGTTGTAGTTGAAATAGATAAATCACAGGCATATCGTGTTTATGATGAATGTTCGGAAGAAAATATAAGTAAAATGGAAAATGGAAATTTTGAAATTATAATGGAATATCCTGAAAATGAATGGCTTTATGGATATCTTTTGTCTTTTGGAGAATATTTGAAAGTGAAAGAACCTGAAAGAATAAAAAGAATTTTATTTGAGAAAATTGAGAAAATGAAGGAGAATTATTTTAAAAAAACTTGA
- a CDS encoding GyrI-like domain-containing protein yields the protein MKYEIVEIKEKTFVGFKTRVKDDETMSEKISDLWKKLYSEKGAKNIENRINDNTIGVYYNYNNENGFEYDCLTGCEVKNKIDEIPENMIKLEIPEGKYAKFIIIGNPEKAVGEFWNKFWKEFGKEKSDIRNYTYDFEEYIAGSDYENTEIQIYISIK from the coding sequence ATGAAATATGAAATAGTAGAAATTAAAGAAAAAACTTTTGTTGGATTTAAAACAAGAGTGAAAGATGATGAAACAATGTCTGAAAAAATTTCAGATTTATGGAAAAAACTGTATTCTGAAAAAGGTGCTAAAAATATAGAAAATAGAATAAATGACAATACTATAGGTGTTTACTATAACTACAATAACGAAAATGGATTTGAGTATGACTGCCTTACAGGTTGTGAAGTGAAAAATAAAATTGATGAGATTCCTGAAAATATGATAAAGTTAGAAATTCCAGAAGGAAAATATGCAAAATTTATAATTATCGGAAATCCTGAAAAGGCTGTTGGAGAATTTTGGAATAAATTTTGGAAAGAATTTGGGAAGGAAAAATCTGATATAAGAAATTATACCTATGATTTTGAAGAATATATAGCAGGTAGTGATTATGAAAATACAGAAATCCAAATTTATATCAGCATAAAATAA
- a CDS encoding GyrI-like domain-containing protein, with amino-acid sequence MAFDFKKEFKKFYKPSEKPEIIEIPKMNFIAVRGKGNPNEKEGEYQKAVEMLYGVAYTLKMSYKTQYKIEGFFEYVVPPLEGLWWQENVKHENYLLNKELFNWISLIRVPDFIKKEDVEWAIKCATEKKKKDFSKVEFFSYNEGLCVQCMHIGSYNEEPETIQRMNEFAQNNEYNIELTEKRYHHEIYLGDPRKTDINKLKTVIRQPVKK; translated from the coding sequence ATGGCATTTGATTTTAAGAAGGAATTTAAAAAATTTTATAAACCATCAGAAAAACCTGAAATTATAGAAATTCCTAAAATGAATTTTATAGCAGTGCGTGGAAAAGGAAATCCCAATGAGAAAGAAGGGGAATATCAGAAAGCTGTTGAAATGTTATACGGAGTTGCATATACCCTTAAAATGAGTTATAAGACACAATACAAAATTGAAGGATTTTTTGAATATGTTGTTCCTCCGTTGGAAGGGCTCTGGTGGCAGGAAAATGTAAAGCATGAAAATTATCTGCTAAACAAGGAATTATTTAACTGGATCTCTTTAATTAGAGTACCTGATTTTATTAAAAAGGAAGATGTGGAATGGGCTATAAAGTGTGCTACTGAAAAAAAGAAAAAGGATTTTTCAAAAGTTGAATTTTTCAGCTATAATGAAGGACTTTGCGTACAATGTATGCATATAGGAAGCTACAATGAAGAACCTGAAACTATCCAAAGAATGAATGAATTTGCACAAAATAATGAATATAATATAGAATTAACAGAAAAAAGATATCATCACGAAATTTATTTAGGTGACCCAAGAAAGACAGATATAAATAAATTGAAGACTGTAATAAGACAACCTGTTAAAAAATAA
- a CDS encoding family 16 glycosylhydrolase: MKKFFCIKLLCLASILLSISESNSNTLQNKKAVKPLPPAKNSAIRAYTESERWTYYGGDEFNDNHVDTNKWSLYDNNNTYGHPQGMIQFYNASQVLETTDSQGNGVLVINSKRMKGKTITTPDGASYEAWNSGFITSGGRYAPNPAKVFYPLYLRIDVRAKIANEEGFWHAPWITHYKGASIAELDIGEFFTPTNGKNVVTQSIHLHNKKTGKLQKNLVNGSKKNYAVKSSVQNDFHVYSVSVEPSSNPNEAIITYWVDNKKTYSFATDLHGTGVYNKFIEDSISDNRLNSTWNIMFQGGVGGNGYPSKKINSAKSYIDYIRVFVPSKVPQ; this comes from the coding sequence ATGAAAAAATTTTTTTGTATAAAATTATTATGCCTTGCATCTATATTGCTGAGTATAAGCGAATCTAATTCCAACACCTTACAAAATAAAAAAGCAGTAAAACCATTACCACCTGCTAAAAATTCAGCAATACGTGCTTACACCGAAAGTGAACGTTGGACGTACTATGGCGGAGACGAATTTAATGATAATCATGTTGATACTAATAAATGGTCTTTGTATGACAATAATAATACCTATGGTCATCCCCAGGGAATGATTCAGTTCTACAATGCAAGCCAAGTTTTAGAAACAACAGACTCTCAGGGAAATGGAGTCTTAGTAATAAATTCAAAAAGAATGAAAGGTAAAACAATTACAACTCCTGACGGAGCATCTTATGAGGCATGGAATTCAGGATTTATTACATCAGGTGGCAGATATGCCCCTAATCCTGCAAAAGTTTTCTATCCTCTGTATTTAAGAATTGATGTAAGAGCAAAAATTGCAAATGAAGAAGGTTTCTGGCATGCTCCTTGGATAACTCATTATAAAGGAGCTTCTATTGCTGAACTGGATATAGGAGAATTTTTTACACCCACAAATGGAAAAAATGTAGTTACACAGTCAATTCATCTGCACAACAAAAAAACTGGAAAGCTTCAAAAAAATCTAGTGAATGGAAGTAAAAAAAACTATGCTGTAAAGTCCAGCGTTCAGAATGATTTTCACGTTTATTCTGTATCGGTGGAGCCATCTTCAAATCCTAATGAAGCAATTATTACTTATTGGGTTGATAACAAGAAAACCTATTCCTTTGCTACAGATTTACATGGAACTGGGGTATATAATAAATTTATTGAAGATTCAATATCCGACAATAGATTAAATTCTACATGGAATATTATGTTTCAAGGCGGAGTAGGTGGAAATGGCTATCCCTCAAAGAAAATAAATTCTGCAAAAAGCTATATTGACTATATTCGGGTGTTTGTTCCTTCTAAAGTTCCCCAATAA
- a CDS encoding HAMP domain-containing sensor histidine kinase: MNIFKNIKYIKNEKINFKSRIFLKLVFYFGISLLLFSVVTGSVFASMYVRNTINLNKRNLEARATKLSETISKLWYNDDHQENFKEQGDRRKHRKNMRMIEDIAMAKVWVIEKDSGSIIQEKDTPERNVPETYRILPPNAEKAVSTAFKGTVNTTEDFNEFLDKKALTTAAPIFKNGEVVGVVLLHSPVENLSTALNNGIYTLIISIFVALILASISAILLSLSFTKPLNKIKNTAILLSEGDYEAQTDVKQNDEIGNLAQTIDKLAIQLFKSSKESEHFEKMRQDFIINVSHELRTPVTVIRGSMEALCDNIITEPERINEYHHQILSESIHLQKLINDLIDLSKLQNTDFSIEKSPLSLYEIANDAARSMKQPARLRNIDITVTCNKNPDDYIFEGDYFRIRQMIIIILDNAIKFSYENTPIKINIGKIISENGIDKIKMDISNKGSGIADKDINNIFERFHKTEGENNESGMGLGLAIAKQIAIRHNIEISVSSIPEGETVFSFTFPVK, encoded by the coding sequence ATGAATATTTTTAAAAATATAAAATATATAAAAAATGAAAAAATAAACTTTAAAAGTAGAATTTTTCTTAAACTGGTATTCTATTTTGGAATTTCACTGCTCCTTTTTTCTGTTGTTACTGGAAGTGTCTTTGCTTCAATGTATGTGAGAAATACTATCAATCTGAATAAAAGAAATCTTGAAGCAAGAGCCACAAAGTTATCTGAAACAATCTCAAAACTGTGGTATAATGATGACCATCAAGAGAATTTTAAAGAACAGGGTGACAGAAGAAAACACAGGAAAAATATGCGGATGATTGAAGATATTGCAATGGCAAAAGTTTGGGTAATTGAAAAGGATTCAGGCTCCATTATTCAGGAAAAGGATACTCCTGAAAGAAATGTTCCTGAAACATACAGAATTTTACCTCCAAATGCTGAAAAAGCTGTAAGTACAGCATTTAAAGGTACAGTTAATACAACCGAAGATTTCAATGAATTCTTAGATAAAAAAGCTCTGACTACTGCAGCTCCTATTTTTAAAAATGGGGAAGTTGTCGGAGTTGTTTTACTCCATTCTCCTGTTGAAAATCTTTCTACAGCATTAAATAACGGTATTTACACCCTTATTATAAGTATCTTCGTGGCTCTTATTCTTGCAAGTATTAGTGCTATACTGCTTTCATTAAGTTTTACAAAACCTCTGAATAAGATAAAAAATACAGCTATACTGCTTTCTGAAGGTGATTATGAAGCTCAGACAGACGTTAAACAGAATGACGAAATTGGAAATCTTGCTCAAACTATAGATAAACTGGCTATACAGCTTTTTAAAAGTTCAAAGGAAAGTGAACATTTTGAAAAAATGAGACAGGATTTTATTATAAATGTATCTCACGAACTGCGTACTCCTGTTACTGTAATCAGAGGTTCAATGGAAGCACTTTGCGATAACATTATTACTGAACCTGAAAGAATTAATGAATATCACCATCAAATACTTTCTGAAAGTATTCACCTTCAGAAACTGATAAATGACCTGATTGATTTGTCAAAGCTGCAGAATACTGATTTTTCTATTGAAAAGTCACCACTTAGTTTATACGAAATTGCAAATGATGCAGCAAGAAGTATGAAACAGCCTGCCAGATTAAGAAATATAGACATTACTGTCACATGTAATAAAAATCCGGATGATTATATTTTTGAAGGAGATTATTTCCGTATAAGACAGATGATAATCATAATTTTAGATAATGCGATTAAATTTTCTTATGAAAATACTCCTATTAAAATTAATATTGGAAAAATTATATCAGAAAATGGAATAGATAAAATTAAAATGGATATTTCAAATAAAGGAAGTGGAATTGCTGATAAGGATATTAATAATATATTTGAACGTTTTCATAAAACTGAAGGAGAAAATAATGAAAGTGGAATGGGATTAGGACTTGCAATTGCTAAACAGATTGCAATAAGACATAATATTGAAATATCTGTTTCCAGTATTCCTGAAGGAGAAACTGTTTTCTCATTCACTTTTCCTGTAAAATAG
- a CDS encoding response regulator transcription factor, whose amino-acid sequence MYNVLIADDNRQIVSILSEYCKKNNFNVFFAHDGEETLNKIKNEKFDIVLLDIMMPKKNGLDVCKEVRTFSNIPIIIITARGEDFERIMGLETGADDYIVKPFSPGEVIARIHAILRRVIPNENLNQEKVFSYDNLTINLSDFTVKINDEEISLTKKEIELLWLLSTNQNKVFTRETLLDSIWGYDYFGDSRTVDSHIKRLRAKLDNYKHEAWNIKTIWGVGYKFDIHE is encoded by the coding sequence ATGTATAATGTTTTAATTGCCGATGATAATAGACAGATTGTGTCTATTTTAAGTGAATACTGTAAAAAAAATAATTTTAATGTTTTCTTTGCACACGATGGTGAAGAAACCCTCAATAAAATAAAAAATGAAAAATTTGATATTGTTCTTCTTGACATTATGATGCCTAAGAAAAATGGTCTAGATGTATGTAAGGAAGTCAGAACCTTCTCAAATATCCCGATTATAATAATTACTGCAAGAGGTGAGGATTTTGAAAGAATAATGGGGCTTGAAACAGGTGCTGATGACTATATTGTGAAGCCTTTCTCTCCTGGAGAAGTTATTGCGAGAATTCATGCCATTTTGAGGCGGGTTATTCCAAATGAAAATCTTAATCAGGAGAAAGTTTTTTCATACGATAATCTTACAATCAATTTAAGTGATTTTACAGTAAAAATAAATGATGAGGAAATTTCCCTTACAAAAAAGGAAATAGAACTTCTCTGGCTTCTTTCTACTAATCAGAATAAAGTTTTTACAAGGGAAACCCTCCTGGATTCCATATGGGGATATGACTATTTTGGAGATAGCAGAACTGTTGACTCGCATATAAAGAGACTTCGTGCAAAACTTGATAACTATAAACATGAAGCATGGAATATAAAAACCATATGGGGTGTCGGATATAAATTTGACATTCATGAATAA
- a CDS encoding thioredoxin family protein gives MALLDANIVEQLKVYFDKIDEPIELVAFLNDSDKSKELDSFLQEVDAISNKVNYTKKNFGEDKALEELAGITRPTSFTLLKNGKKTGVNFYGIPGGHEFNSFILAILGLAGLGKKLEGEQLEKVASVQKPLNIETFVSLSCTHCPEVVQALNLISSHNENITTSMVDSAVYFNEAKEKDIQAVPVVFINGKVASVGEQTLEQLITTITNA, from the coding sequence ATGGCATTACTAGACGCAAATATAGTTGAACAGTTGAAAGTTTATTTCGATAAAATAGATGAACCTATTGAATTAGTCGCTTTCTTAAATGACAGTGATAAATCAAAGGAACTTGACAGTTTCTTACAGGAAGTTGATGCAATTTCAAATAAAGTAAACTATACAAAAAAAAATTTTGGAGAAGATAAAGCTCTTGAAGAACTTGCAGGTATTACAAGACCTACATCTTTCACATTACTTAAAAATGGAAAGAAAACTGGAGTTAACTTTTACGGAATTCCAGGAGGACACGAATTTAACAGTTTCATACTTGCTATCTTAGGATTAGCAGGATTAGGTAAAAAACTTGAAGGAGAACAGCTTGAAAAAGTTGCTTCAGTTCAAAAACCTTTAAATATTGAAACTTTTGTTTCTCTTTCTTGTACTCACTGCCCTGAAGTTGTACAGGCGTTAAACCTTATTTCTTCTCACAATGAAAATATAACAACTTCAATGGTTGACAGTGCAGTTTACTTTAATGAAGCTAAAGAAAAAGATATTCAGGCAGTTCCTGTAGTATTTATTAATGGAAAGGTTGCTTCTGTTGGAGAACAGACTTTAGAACAGCTTATTACAACTATAACAAACGCTTAA
- the ahpC gene encoding alkyl hydroperoxide reductase subunit C, translating into MSLIGKKVENFTVQAYQNEEFREINFEKDVLGKWSIFMFYPADFTFVCPTELEDLEDHHEELKKLGFDVYSVSTDTHFTHKAWHDHSEAIKKVTYTMIGDPTAAVSRIFEVLNEESGLAYRGTFIVNPEGKIVAYEVNDEGIGRDASELVRRAKAAKFVAENPGLVCPAKWKEGEATLKPGLDLVGKI; encoded by the coding sequence ATGTCACTAATAGGAAAAAAAGTAGAAAACTTTACAGTACAGGCATACCAAAACGAAGAATTCAGAGAAATTAACTTTGAAAAAGATGTATTAGGAAAATGGAGCATATTCATGTTCTATCCAGCAGACTTTACTTTCGTATGTCCTACAGAACTTGAGGATTTAGAAGATCACCATGAAGAATTGAAAAAATTAGGATTTGATGTATACTCTGTAAGTACAGATACTCACTTCACTCACAAAGCATGGCACGATCATTCTGAAGCTATTAAAAAAGTTACTTACACAATGATAGGAGATCCTACAGCTGCTGTTTCCAGAATATTTGAAGTATTAAATGAAGAAAGCGGACTTGCTTACAGAGGAACTTTCATTGTAAACCCTGAAGGAAAAATAGTTGCTTATGAAGTAAATGATGAAGGAATAGGAAGAGATGCTTCTGAACTTGTAAGAAGAGCTAAAGCTGCTAAGTTCGTAGCTGAAAATCCTGGATTAGTTTGTCCTGCAAAATGGAAAGAAGGAGAAGCTACTTTAAAACCTGGATTGGATTTAGTAGGTAAAATATAA
- a CDS encoding B3/4 domain-containing protein, with amino-acid sequence MKIIINRSIAVLGIKSVVIGIAKNINPNAKLSDSFLKKQKKMEEWALNCNIDEVFNHPVIQGYKDLLQSVGRSVKKNPPTVPALIRNIQHRGSIPCINSIIDIYNVEALNSFLAIGGHDFDKIHDYIEFTVNEREDIFLPILSTEKHVAKTDYVYRDEKGILAWLDVRDGENYKFDDKTKNAIFIIQGNLNTSVEMRMEALKRIQNDLAECMPDMEFEIRVIDIATEI; translated from the coding sequence ATGAAAATTATTATTAATAGAAGCATTGCGGTACTTGGTATTAAAAGTGTCGTGATTGGCATTGCAAAAAATATTAATCCAAATGCAAAATTATCAGATTCATTTTTGAAAAAACAGAAAAAAATGGAAGAATGGGCTTTGAACTGTAATATTGACGAAGTATTTAATCATCCTGTAATTCAAGGCTACAAAGATTTGCTGCAAAGCGTCGGACGTAGTGTAAAGAAAAATCCACCTACTGTTCCTGCACTTATAAGAAATATTCAGCATCGTGGTTCTATACCCTGTATTAACAGCATTATCGATATTTATAACGTAGAAGCCTTAAATTCATTTTTAGCAATAGGTGGACATGATTTTGATAAGATACATGATTATATAGAATTTACAGTCAATGAAAGGGAAGATATTTTTCTTCCAATACTGTCCACTGAAAAGCATGTTGCCAAAACAGATTATGTCTACCGTGATGAAAAAGGAATATTGGCATGGCTTGATGTGCGTGACGGAGAAAACTATAAATTTGATGATAAAACGAAAAATGCAATTTTTATTATTCAGGGTAATCTAAATACATCTGTTGAAATGCGTATGGAGGCACTTAAAAGAATTCAGAATGACCTGGCAGAATGTATGCCAGATATGGAATTTGAAATACGTGTTATAGACATTGCTACAGAAATCTAA
- a CDS encoding SIMPL domain-containing protein (The SIMPL domain is named for its presence in mouse protein SIMPL (signalling molecule that associates with mouse pelle-like kinase). Bacterial member BP26, from Brucella, was shown to assemble into a channel-like structure, while YggE from E. coli has been associated with resistance to oxidative stress.), whose amino-acid sequence MKKIISILFIIFSVFSFSDVVSGKRIQVRGTATKELLPNSAKITLEIITENDNLDKASKENSEILEKYKNLLKKTNTKYEKINSSDYNTSENYWWDTEVQNEGEKEFRTTLTVEAVSIDLNSLKEFMAVLANEKIFSLQRNIGGNHVFKIVEQDKTNKGAYQKAVNKFNELQKKLSARGISSDKIKIAGYNNQEINMEKRTSVKKVKQRVSHTIEVTTRDMKSIGNIINLAHSLKIGSTGYIEYNIDNKQKLEDELYENAYREAAKKAQVMLNKTDLALKKPVTITDNSNGAIRPYYGYYSGNYAVYDEKILKENDQTFINSLSENSIVINPQKVSFSKTVYIEFEMD is encoded by the coding sequence ATGAAAAAAATTATATCTATACTATTTATAATCTTTTCTGTCTTCAGTTTTTCTGATGTCGTTTCAGGAAAGAGAATACAGGTAAGGGGAACCGCAACAAAGGAACTTCTTCCAAACAGTGCAAAAATAACTCTGGAAATTATCACTGAAAATGATAATCTTGATAAAGCAAGCAAGGAAAACTCTGAAATTCTTGAAAAGTATAAAAATCTTTTGAAAAAGACAAATACAAAATATGAAAAAATTAATTCTTCAGACTATAACACTTCGGAAAATTACTGGTGGGATACTGAAGTACAGAATGAAGGGGAAAAGGAATTCAGAACTACTCTTACAGTGGAAGCTGTTTCAATCGATTTGAACAGTTTAAAGGAGTTTATGGCTGTCCTTGCAAATGAGAAAATTTTCAGTCTTCAGAGAAATATTGGAGGAAATCATGTTTTCAAAATAGTTGAACAGGATAAGACTAATAAAGGTGCTTATCAGAAAGCTGTCAATAAATTCAATGAGTTACAGAAAAAACTTTCTGCAAGAGGAATAAGTTCAGATAAGATAAAAATTGCAGGTTATAACAATCAGGAAATCAACATGGAAAAAAGAACAAGTGTTAAAAAAGTTAAGCAAAGAGTTTCCCATACTATAGAAGTTACTACAAGGGATATGAAAAGTATTGGAAATATAATTAATCTGGCGCATTCATTAAAAATCGGTTCAACAGGATATATTGAATACAATATAGATAATAAACAGAAACTGGAAGACGAACTATATGAAAATGCTTACAGGGAAGCTGCAAAAAAAGCACAGGTTATGCTTAATAAAACTGACCTTGCCCTAAAAAAACCTGTTACTATAACTGATAATTCCAACGGAGCAATAAGACCTTACTACGGTTATTACAGTGGAAATTATGCTGTATATGACGAAAAGATACTGAAGGAAAATGACCAGACTTTCATAAACAGTCTTTCTGAAAACAGTATTGTTATAAATCCTCAGAAAGTTTCATTTTCAAAAACTGTATACATTGAATTTGAAATGGATTAA